One Desulfosoma caldarium DNA segment encodes these proteins:
- a CDS encoding TrkH family potassium uptake protein, with product MSWIFVPRVLGALLWCIGATLLLPLGFSVAYSDGASGAFLLSMAVAATLGAALMVWTRGKAVPPVIGHREGILIVALGWMIAAALGALPFMFAKTFSSVTDAFFESMSGFTTTGASVLTDIESVPESLLLWRALTQWLGGMGIIVLSLAILPFLGVGGMQLYKAEVPSPVPDKLRPRIKDTAMALWKVYILFTVAETALLMAGGLNLFEALCHTFGTLATGGFSTKNASVGHYQSAYVDGVITVFMLMAGINFSLHYSALKGRPQSFWRDPECRFFLGLFALFTVVTTASLYGSVYASISQAFRYAAFQVISMLTTTGFTTADYERWPALAQAVLFLCMFLGGSAGSTAGGIKCLRILLLIQHGYREMLRLIHPHSVFHVKLGGRMVPTDVLHSVWGFFVLYLGLFVLFSLLMAAMSSDLLSAFSSVAATLGNIGPGFGAIGPATNYAALPEAAKWLLSLSMLLGRLEIYTVLVLLIPEFWRP from the coding sequence ATTTCTTGGATTTTTGTGCCCCGCGTCCTGGGAGCCCTCCTGTGGTGCATCGGCGCCACTCTGCTTCTGCCTCTGGGGTTTTCCGTGGCCTACAGCGATGGCGCCTCTGGGGCGTTCCTTTTGAGCATGGCCGTGGCGGCGACTTTGGGGGCCGCTTTGATGGTGTGGACTCGAGGCAAAGCGGTCCCGCCGGTCATCGGGCACCGAGAGGGTATCCTCATCGTGGCCTTGGGCTGGATGATCGCCGCCGCTTTGGGCGCTTTGCCTTTCATGTTTGCCAAGACCTTTTCTTCCGTTACCGATGCCTTTTTTGAATCCATGTCCGGATTCACCACCACCGGTGCCTCCGTGCTCACCGACATCGAAAGCGTGCCCGAGAGTCTCCTTCTCTGGAGGGCTTTGACCCAATGGTTGGGAGGCATGGGCATCATTGTTTTGTCCTTAGCCATCCTGCCCTTTTTGGGTGTTGGAGGCATGCAGCTCTACAAAGCCGAAGTTCCCTCCCCGGTGCCGGACAAGCTGCGCCCTCGGATCAAAGACACGGCCATGGCGCTGTGGAAGGTCTACATCCTTTTCACGGTGGCAGAAACCGCGCTGCTCATGGCCGGCGGATTGAATCTCTTTGAAGCCTTGTGCCATACCTTTGGCACCCTGGCCACCGGCGGCTTTTCCACCAAGAACGCTTCCGTGGGCCACTATCAAAGCGCCTACGTGGACGGGGTGATTACGGTCTTCATGCTCATGGCCGGCATCAATTTTTCTCTGCACTACTCTGCCCTCAAAGGCCGACCCCAGAGCTTTTGGCGCGATCCCGAATGCCGCTTCTTTCTCGGACTCTTCGCCTTGTTCACCGTCGTCACCACAGCCTCCCTTTACGGTTCGGTGTATGCCAGCATCTCGCAGGCTTTTCGGTATGCTGCTTTTCAGGTGATCTCCATGCTCACCACCACGGGATTTACCACGGCGGACTATGAGAGATGGCCGGCGCTGGCCCAAGCGGTTCTCTTTCTATGCATGTTCCTGGGAGGATCTGCCGGATCCACTGCAGGTGGGATCAAATGTCTGCGCATTCTTCTTTTAATCCAGCATGGATACCGAGAAATGCTGCGCCTGATTCATCCCCACTCGGTTTTTCATGTGAAACTGGGAGGTCGCATGGTCCCCACGGACGTGCTGCACAGCGTCTGGGGCTTCTTTGTGCTCTACCTTGGCCTTTTTGTTCTGTTTTCCCTTCTGATGGCGGCCATGAGTTCGGACCTTCTCAGCGCTTTTTCCTCTGTGGCAGCCACCTTAGGAAACATCGGGCCGGGCTTTGGCGCCATCGGCCCGGCGACTAACTACGCCGCCCTGCCCGAGGCCGCCAAGTGGCTTTTGTCTTTGAGCATGCTCCTGGGGCGTTTGGAAATCTATACGGTCCTGGTCCTTTTGATCCCCGAATTCTGGCGCCCCTAG